A window from Gemmatimonas sp. UBA7669 encodes these proteins:
- the trxB gene encoding thioredoxin-disulfide reductase, producing MSASTPGSTAGAAPENVVIIGSGPAAWTAAIYAARANLRPLVFEGEPVGTELPGGQLMLTTDIENFPGFPEPLSGPELMERVKAQAVHHGTRVVSELVKEVRLGERPFTVVPNYSEPVQAHTVIVATGAAAKWIGLPNEQRLATTGGGVSACAVCDGAMPFYRNKRLVVVGGGDTAMEETLYLTKFASEVVVVHRRDSFRASKVMAQRVLSHPKVRVIWNARVTDVLGDDFITGVRLEDTVTGATSELEVGGLFVAIGHTPNTRFLAGQLSTTEHGYVQVTPGRTATSVDGVFAAGDVIDDYYRQAITSAGTGCMAALEAERWLAHHGIEDSAAPEAAHVAAH from the coding sequence ATGTCTGCTTCGACTCCCGGCTCGACCGCTGGCGCTGCGCCAGAAAACGTCGTCATCATCGGCTCCGGACCTGCGGCCTGGACCGCGGCCATCTATGCCGCGCGTGCCAACCTGCGGCCTCTGGTGTTCGAGGGAGAACCGGTGGGCACGGAGTTGCCCGGTGGCCAGCTCATGCTCACCACCGACATCGAGAACTTCCCGGGCTTTCCCGAGCCGCTCAGCGGCCCCGAGCTCATGGAGCGCGTCAAGGCGCAGGCCGTGCATCACGGCACGCGTGTCGTCTCCGAACTCGTGAAGGAAGTGCGACTCGGCGAGCGGCCGTTTACCGTCGTGCCCAACTACAGCGAGCCCGTGCAGGCGCACACCGTCATCGTGGCCACCGGCGCGGCGGCCAAGTGGATTGGTCTGCCCAACGAGCAGCGGCTGGCCACCACGGGCGGTGGGGTGTCGGCCTGCGCCGTGTGTGACGGCGCCATGCCGTTCTATCGCAACAAGCGGCTCGTGGTGGTTGGTGGTGGCGACACGGCCATGGAAGAGACGCTGTATCTCACGAAGTTCGCGAGTGAAGTGGTGGTCGTGCATCGTCGCGACAGCTTCCGCGCCAGCAAGGTCATGGCGCAGCGCGTGCTGTCGCATCCCAAGGTGCGGGTCATCTGGAATGCGCGAGTCACCGACGTGCTCGGCGACGATTTCATCACCGGTGTGCGTCTCGAGGATACCGTGACCGGCGCCACCAGTGAGCTCGAAGTGGGCGGGCTCTTTGTCGCCATCGGCCACACGCCCAACACGCGCTTTCTGGCCGGCCAGCTCAGCACGACCGAGCATGGCTACGTGCAGGTCACGCCAGGCCGCACGGCAACCAGTGTCGACGGGGTGTTTGCCGCGGGTGATGTCATCGACGACTACTACCGCCAGGCCATCACCTCGGCGGGCACGGGCTGCATGGCCGCGCTCGAAGCCGAACGTTGGTTGGCACATCACGGCATCGAAGACAGCGCGGCGCCGGAAGCGGCGCACGTCGCCGCACACTGA
- a CDS encoding Rrf2 family transcriptional regulator gives MRITTWAEYGLICALHLARRAGDGPVTGRDMAARERLPADYVEQILLRMRRAGIVNSTRGARGGYALARTPDAITVRDVIKASELATFDLHCVSHPVDAGRCGESENCSIRPVWMLLQQRIDEVLEGVKLSDLLADESVVRDRVGLPAYEPSPTVPGGLPILQT, from the coding sequence ATGCGGATTACGACCTGGGCCGAATACGGCCTGATCTGTGCCTTGCACCTCGCCCGTCGGGCGGGAGACGGGCCCGTGACCGGTCGCGACATGGCGGCGCGGGAGCGACTCCCAGCCGACTATGTCGAGCAGATTCTGTTGCGCATGCGGCGGGCTGGCATCGTGAACAGCACGCGCGGTGCGCGGGGCGGCTACGCGTTGGCTCGCACACCCGACGCCATCACGGTGCGGGATGTCATCAAGGCCTCCGAGTTGGCCACCTTCGATCTGCATTGCGTGTCCCATCCGGTTGATGCCGGGCGTTGCGGTGAATCCGAGAACTGCAGCATTCGGCCGGTGTGGATGCTGCTGCAGCAGCGCATCGACGAGGTGCTCGAGGGCGTGAAGCTCAGCGATCTGCTGGCCGACGAATCGGTTGTTCGTGATCGGGTGGGACTGCCGGCATACGAGCCGTCCCCCACCGTGCCAGGCGGTCTCCCCATCCTGCAGACCTGA
- a CDS encoding PHP domain-containing protein, giving the protein MSDAATSPTPAFVDLQVHSTASDGALPPAAVVEAAAAANLYAMALTDHDTVDGLAEAREAGERLGVRIVPGVELSTYFVDDELHLLGLHLAQPDTMAAALERLKADRVARAEEIVEILNRHGIPLTMEAVRAEAGDAAVGRPHIARAMVAGGWVSEFRDAFDKWIGWKRPAYVPRERFEVADAITLVHEAGGLAVWAHPGEAATVPRLTRLKALGLDGVECLHPSHPPYLVTRLVEHAEKVELLPSGGSDWHGTLEGPRRLGGQLVPKVWLDWQDEAVARGRIG; this is encoded by the coding sequence GTGAGTGATGCCGCCACGTCGCCGACACCGGCGTTCGTGGACCTGCAGGTGCACAGCACCGCATCTGATGGCGCCCTGCCACCGGCAGCTGTGGTGGAGGCGGCCGCGGCCGCGAACCTGTATGCCATGGCCCTCACTGATCACGACACCGTGGACGGCCTCGCGGAAGCGCGGGAAGCGGGCGAGCGTCTGGGGGTGCGTATCGTGCCAGGAGTGGAGCTCTCCACGTACTTCGTGGACGACGAGCTGCACTTGCTCGGGTTGCATCTCGCACAGCCGGACACCATGGCCGCTGCCCTCGAGCGCCTCAAGGCCGATCGTGTCGCGCGCGCCGAGGAGATCGTGGAGATCCTCAATCGTCATGGCATCCCGCTGACCATGGAGGCCGTACGCGCCGAAGCAGGCGACGCAGCGGTGGGACGTCCGCACATTGCGCGCGCGATGGTGGCCGGGGGCTGGGTGAGCGAGTTTCGCGACGCCTTCGACAAGTGGATTGGGTGGAAGCGTCCCGCCTACGTGCCGCGTGAACGCTTCGAAGTGGCCGATGCCATCACGCTCGTGCATGAAGCCGGCGGCCTCGCCGTGTGGGCGCATCCGGGAGAAGCGGCCACGGTTCCGCGCCTCACGCGTCTCAAGGCGCTTGGCCTCGACGGCGTGGAGTGCCTGCATCCCAGCCATCCGCCCTATCTTGTCACGCGACTCGTTGAGCATGCCGAGAAGGTGGAGCTGCTGCCCAGCGGGGGGTCCGATTGGCATGGCACGCTCGAAGGGCCGCGTCGCCTCGGAGGGCAGTTGGTACCCAAGGTCTGGCTCGATTGGCAGGATGAAGCGGTCGCCAGAGGACGGATCGGCTGA
- a CDS encoding dihydrolipoamide acetyltransferase family protein: protein MARVDVIMPQMGESIAEGTVSRWLKKVGDTVKRDEPIFEISTDKVDAEIPSPSAGTIVEILITEGQTVAVNTVVARLETDAAAAAAAAAAPAPEAPAAAVAAAAPAAAAPAVSASLPATPVVAATSAPASAPGSLEDRLRTKSSPLVRKLAAEHGVDIAALSGTGIAGRVTRKDLEAYLTARPAAGSAPAPVAGASMYAPAGTESHGPLPSPWPGDVVEPMSKMRKLTSDHMATARRIAAHVTTFWEIDLTRVARIRNAMRKEFEAQSGQKLTYMPFILQVVAAQLKRHPVLNAAVAGNDIIYRKQVNLGIAVALDPTGLIVPVLKRADELSLTGLSRGVNDLAARARGKKLSPTDVQDATFTISNPGTFGSITGTPIIPVGTTAILCLGAIEKRPKVVTGPDGEDTLAIRTCCYFSLSFDHKVVDGADADRFMGDIKKALESFPEAGV, encoded by the coding sequence GTGGCCCGTGTAGACGTGATCATGCCGCAGATGGGTGAGTCCATCGCGGAAGGGACGGTATCCCGTTGGCTGAAGAAGGTCGGTGACACCGTCAAGCGCGACGAACCGATCTTCGAGATTTCCACCGACAAGGTGGACGCCGAGATTCCGTCGCCATCGGCCGGCACGATCGTTGAGATCCTGATCACCGAAGGCCAGACCGTTGCGGTGAACACGGTGGTAGCGCGTCTCGAGACGGACGCCGCGGCTGCCGCCGCAGCGGCGGCGGCGCCCGCCCCGGAAGCGCCCGCGGCTGCTGTAGCAGCTGCTGCACCCGCTGCTGCTGCACCGGCCGTGTCGGCTTCGCTGCCGGCAACGCCCGTCGTCGCGGCGACGTCAGCGCCGGCGTCTGCGCCCGGCTCCCTCGAGGATCGTCTGCGTACCAAGTCCTCGCCGCTCGTGCGCAAGTTGGCGGCGGAGCATGGTGTGGACATCGCCGCGTTGTCCGGTACCGGCATTGCCGGCCGTGTCACGCGCAAGGATCTCGAGGCCTACCTCACGGCGCGTCCCGCGGCGGGGAGCGCGCCGGCGCCCGTGGCCGGTGCGAGCATGTACGCGCCCGCCGGTACCGAGTCGCATGGCCCGCTGCCCTCGCCCTGGCCGGGCGATGTGGTGGAGCCGATGTCCAAGATGCGCAAGCTCACGTCGGATCACATGGCCACCGCACGTCGTATCGCGGCCCACGTCACGACGTTCTGGGAAATCGATCTCACCCGCGTGGCGCGTATTCGCAACGCCATGCGCAAGGAGTTCGAGGCGCAGTCGGGCCAGAAGCTCACCTACATGCCGTTCATCCTGCAGGTGGTGGCCGCGCAGCTCAAGCGGCATCCGGTGCTCAATGCCGCCGTCGCCGGGAACGACATCATCTATCGCAAGCAGGTGAACCTCGGCATTGCCGTGGCGCTCGATCCCACGGGCCTCATCGTGCCCGTGCTCAAGCGCGCCGATGAGCTTTCGCTCACCGGACTCTCGCGTGGTGTGAACGATCTGGCGGCGCGGGCGCGTGGCAAAAAGCTGAGTCCCACCGATGTGCAGGACGCCACATTCACCATCTCCAATCCGGGCACGTTTGGCAGCATCACGGGCACGCCCATCATCCCCGTGGGCACCACGGCCATTCTCTGCCTCGGCGCCATCGAAAAGCGGCCCAAGGTCGTGACCGGCCCGGATGGTGAAGACACGCTGGCCATTCGCACCTGCTGCTACTTCTCGTTGTCGTTCGACCACAAGGTGGTCGACGGCGCCGATGCCGACCGCTTCATGGGCGACATCAAGAAGGCCCTCGAGTCCTTCCCCGAAGCGGGAGTCTGA
- a CDS encoding SDR family oxidoreductase: MKRSPEDGSADVSDTATLRTVLVTGGARRLGAAIVRSFAERGYHVVIHHGHSGAEAEELARRLREEFGTTSHLLQADLTEADAPTRVVEEAARAFGRLDVIVSSASLMEMVPFDEVTPAQWMRTEAVNLRAPFFLLQAAARWLEPGGVFVQMADHLATEMGWPNLLPHQITKSALTQLVRAGADMLAPHRRVNAVAPGLVLPPDDMRDASVTAFLRDVPLARAGGPDDVVQAIHALVDAPYITGVILPVDGGRHLRR; this comes from the coding sequence ATGAAGCGGTCGCCAGAGGACGGATCGGCTGACGTGAGCGACACGGCCACGCTTCGCACGGTGCTCGTCACCGGCGGCGCCCGTCGTTTGGGGGCGGCCATCGTGCGCAGCTTTGCGGAGCGCGGGTACCATGTGGTCATCCACCACGGACACTCTGGCGCGGAGGCCGAGGAGCTGGCGCGGCGATTGCGCGAGGAGTTCGGCACCACGTCGCACCTGCTGCAGGCCGACCTGACCGAAGCCGATGCGCCGACCCGTGTGGTGGAGGAAGCGGCGCGTGCGTTCGGCCGCCTTGACGTGATTGTCAGCTCGGCGTCGCTCATGGAGATGGTGCCGTTCGACGAGGTCACGCCGGCGCAGTGGATGCGCACCGAGGCGGTCAATCTGCGCGCGCCGTTCTTTCTGTTGCAGGCGGCGGCGCGGTGGCTCGAACCCGGCGGCGTGTTTGTGCAGATGGCCGATCATCTGGCCACCGAAATGGGTTGGCCCAATCTGCTGCCGCATCAGATCACCAAGTCCGCGCTCACGCAGCTCGTACGCGCGGGTGCGGACATGCTCGCACCGCATCGTCGCGTGAATGCTGTGGCCCCGGGCCTCGTGCTGCCGCCCGACGACATGCGTGACGCGTCGGTGACCGCGTTCCTGCGTGATGTGCCGCTGGCACGTGCTGGCGGTCCCGACGACGTGGTGCAGGCCATCCACGCGCTCGTGGACGCGCCATACATCACCGGTGTCATTCTGCCGGTGGACGGCGGACGTCACCTGAGGCGCTGA
- a CDS encoding N-acetylmuramoyl-L-alanine amidase family protein, which translates to MTEPRIVPIGAWGFRQAARSALLLGGLALAGSVPPASALAQETAAPAAGAPTTLAVRMGERLREVPTMAHPMGGRALRADLLAEALGGQLVVDRRAPWRYRFEVGTSGLDIEAGAAWALAGTDTLPLSTDVIRRDAFVYVPWSLATDVLPRLGAGVLYDAEKRELRRFSPLVGTRRTAPTTRRAEASTASAPVAAPPTVRTDNTRTDEGRLLPTRRHVVVVDAGHGGPDNGMQGPIGNPRKVYEKNITLAVSKVLRAALQERGIDVVMTRTTDTLIALSDRGKIANQAKGDLFVSIHVNAANPRWKSPGAARGFETYFLAEAKTEDARRVEAMENESIRFETTVDASRDDPLGFIIRDMAQNEHLRESSRLAELIQGGMKGVHPGPDRGVKQAGFRVLVTAFMPAVLVEIGFGTNAAEAAWMTSEAKQQQLAARLADAIVRYLAEYERKVGG; encoded by the coding sequence GTGACTGAGCCACGGATCGTGCCCATCGGTGCATGGGGCTTCCGGCAGGCCGCCCGCAGCGCGCTCCTGCTCGGCGGGCTGGCTCTGGCTGGATCCGTACCGCCTGCGTCCGCTCTGGCGCAGGAAACCGCTGCGCCGGCCGCGGGGGCGCCAACAACGCTCGCCGTGCGTATGGGAGAACGGCTGCGTGAGGTGCCCACCATGGCTCACCCCATGGGTGGCCGTGCCCTGCGTGCCGATCTGCTGGCCGAAGCCCTGGGCGGCCAACTGGTCGTCGACCGTCGCGCGCCCTGGCGATACCGCTTTGAAGTCGGCACCAGCGGCCTTGATATCGAGGCTGGCGCGGCCTGGGCGCTGGCGGGAACCGACACGCTGCCGCTCAGCACCGACGTCATTCGTCGTGACGCGTTTGTGTATGTACCGTGGTCACTGGCCACGGACGTGCTCCCCCGCCTCGGCGCCGGGGTGCTGTACGATGCGGAAAAGCGCGAGTTGCGGCGCTTTTCCCCACTGGTGGGCACACGGCGCACCGCTCCCACCACACGGCGCGCAGAGGCAAGCACTGCCTCGGCGCCCGTGGCGGCGCCGCCCACCGTGCGCACCGACAATACCCGAACCGATGAGGGCCGGCTGCTGCCAACGCGCCGGCATGTCGTGGTGGTGGACGCGGGACACGGCGGTCCGGACAACGGCATGCAGGGCCCGATTGGCAACCCGCGCAAGGTCTACGAGAAGAACATCACGCTGGCGGTGTCCAAAGTACTGCGCGCCGCGCTGCAGGAACGCGGCATCGATGTGGTCATGACGCGCACGACGGACACGCTCATCGCGCTGTCCGATCGTGGCAAGATTGCCAATCAGGCCAAGGGCGATCTCTTCGTGTCCATCCACGTCAACGCGGCCAATCCGCGATGGAAGAGTCCCGGTGCCGCACGTGGCTTTGAGACGTACTTCCTGGCCGAAGCCAAGACCGAAGATGCGCGGCGTGTCGAAGCCATGGAAAACGAATCCATTCGCTTCGAAACCACCGTCGATGCGTCACGTGATGATCCGCTGGGTTTCATCATTCGCGACATGGCGCAGAACGAACATCTGCGCGAGTCCTCGCGATTGGCGGAGCTCATTCAGGGCGGCATGAAGGGGGTGCATCCCGGTCCCGATCGCGGTGTCAAGCAGGCGGGCTTTCGGGTGCTGGTCACGGCCTTCATGCCGGCGGTGCTGGTGGAAATCGGCTTCGGCACGAACGCGGCGGAAGCGGCGTGGATGACGAGCGAGGCGAAGCAGCAGCAGTTGGCGGCGCGGTTGGCCGACGCCATCGTGCGCTATCTCGCCGAGTACGAACGCAAGGTGGGCGGATGA
- the pyrF gene encoding orotidine-5'-phosphate decarboxylase, whose translation MVEAIVALDVATMADAQALVRRLGGACDFYKVGLELFAAEGPEVVRWLRGEGKRVFVDLKLHDIPNTVRGAARSVARLGASLLTVHASGGTDMMAAAVAGAAEGSAESSAEGETCGILGVTVLTSMDAGGVEQAWGREQVVVQGEVERLAGLAADAGAAGIVCSGHEAAGVRARYGGRLGLLVPGIRLAGGATHDQRRVMTPSAAAAAGARWLILGRAVTGAADPVAAMAAVRAELI comes from the coding sequence GTGGTCGAAGCCATTGTTGCCCTTGACGTGGCCACCATGGCCGACGCGCAGGCGCTGGTTCGTCGACTCGGCGGCGCCTGTGATTTTTACAAGGTGGGGCTCGAGCTGTTTGCGGCCGAGGGGCCCGAGGTCGTGCGCTGGCTGCGGGGCGAAGGGAAGCGCGTGTTTGTTGACCTCAAATTGCACGACATCCCCAACACGGTCCGGGGCGCGGCCCGGAGCGTGGCGCGGCTCGGTGCCAGTTTGCTCACCGTCCACGCGAGTGGCGGAACGGACATGATGGCGGCGGCGGTGGCCGGTGCGGCGGAGGGCTCCGCGGAGAGTTCGGCGGAGGGCGAGACTTGTGGCATTCTCGGGGTCACGGTCCTGACCAGCATGGACGCCGGTGGCGTGGAACAGGCCTGGGGCCGCGAGCAAGTGGTGGTGCAGGGCGAGGTGGAGCGCCTGGCCGGACTGGCCGCGGACGCTGGGGCGGCGGGTATTGTATGCTCCGGCCATGAGGCGGCCGGCGTGCGGGCCCGGTATGGCGGGCGGTTGGGGCTGCTGGTGCCGGGCATCCGGCTGGCCGGCGGCGCCACCCACGACCAGCGGCGGGTCATGACTCCGTCAGCCGCGGCGGCGGCGGGCGCCCGCTGGCTCATCCTGGGTCGGGCGGTGACGGGCGCCGCCGATCCGGTGGCGGCGATGGCCGCGGTGCGGGCGGAGCTGATCTAG
- a CDS encoding aspartate ammonia-lyase, with translation MRTERDPLGTRDVPDSALYGIQTVRALENFAISGQRPLEPFVIAQVWIKKAAALTHRDTGRLAPEIAQAIVAAADEVLAGQHQEQFVVDPWQAGAGTSHNMNVNEVLANRANELLGKARGQYVPVHPNDHVNMAQSTNDTIPTNIRLAVLRQWPLLRSALEALTESLAGKGREFDHVVKAGRTHLQDAMPIRLGQEFAAYAGTMTRTLRRLHEAVDYLNDLGIGGSAVGTGVTVEPSYPERTVAHLREITGITTLRVGADRIQLMQSMGDVAAFSGALRGLAIELSKISSDLRLMVSGPRTGFDEIVLPAVQPGSSIMPGKINPSIPEMVNQVCFQVIGCDTTVTLAAEHGQLELNVMMPVIAHNVLLSMQLLTNAIDSFTTRCVQGIAANEAMCAYWVERSAALATALMPQIGYAAAAELAKRSVREGVLIRDLVRREGVLPEDEVDTVLDLRRLTEIGVPSGAHGSSAGG, from the coding sequence ATGCGTACCGAGCGTGATCCGCTCGGCACGCGCGACGTGCCCGATAGCGCCTTGTACGGCATTCAGACCGTGCGCGCGCTCGAGAACTTCGCCATCTCGGGTCAACGTCCCCTCGAGCCGTTTGTCATCGCGCAGGTGTGGATCAAGAAGGCGGCGGCGCTCACGCACCGCGACACGGGGCGGCTGGCGCCGGAGATTGCCCAGGCCATTGTTGCTGCGGCTGACGAAGTGTTGGCCGGGCAGCATCAGGAACAGTTCGTCGTCGATCCGTGGCAGGCCGGGGCCGGCACGTCGCACAACATGAACGTGAACGAGGTGCTGGCCAATCGCGCCAACGAGTTGCTGGGAAAGGCGCGGGGCCAGTATGTGCCCGTGCATCCCAATGACCATGTGAACATGGCGCAGAGCACCAACGATACGATCCCCACCAACATCCGCCTGGCGGTGTTGCGGCAGTGGCCGTTGCTGCGCTCGGCGTTGGAGGCACTCACCGAATCGCTGGCCGGCAAGGGCAGGGAATTCGATCACGTCGTGAAGGCGGGGCGTACGCACCTGCAGGACGCCATGCCCATTCGTCTCGGGCAGGAGTTTGCCGCCTACGCCGGCACCATGACCCGCACCCTGCGCCGACTGCACGAGGCGGTTGACTATCTCAACGACCTCGGCATCGGTGGGTCGGCCGTTGGTACCGGCGTCACCGTCGAACCCAGCTATCCCGAGCGCACGGTCGCTCATCTGCGCGAAATCACGGGTATCACCACGTTGCGTGTGGGCGCCGATCGCATCCAGCTCATGCAGAGCATGGGAGATGTGGCCGCGTTCAGCGGTGCGCTGCGCGGACTGGCCATTGAGTTGTCGAAAATCTCCAGCGATCTGCGCCTCATGGTGTCGGGCCCGCGAACCGGTTTCGACGAGATCGTGCTCCCGGCCGTCCAGCCCGGGTCCAGCATCATGCCGGGCAAGATCAACCCGAGCATCCCGGAGATGGTGAACCAGGTGTGCTTCCAGGTCATCGGCTGCGACACCACGGTCACGCTGGCAGCCGAGCATGGGCAGTTGGAGCTCAACGTCATGATGCCGGTCATCGCACACAACGTGCTGCTGTCCATGCAACTGCTCACCAACGCGATCGACAGCTTCACCACGCGCTGTGTGCAGGGCATCGCGGCCAACGAAGCCATGTGCGCGTATTGGGTGGAACGCTCGGCGGCGCTGGCCACCGCGCTCATGCCCCAGATTGGCTACGCGGCGGCCGCCGAACTGGCCAAACGGAGCGTACGTGAAGGCGTGCTCATCCGGGACCTGGTCCGCCGGGAAGGGGTACTACCGGAGGACGAGGTGGATACGGTGCTGGACCTGCGCCGCCTCACGGAAATCGGCGTCCCGTCCGGGGCGCATGGCAGCAGCGCCGGGGGCTGA
- the rpmJ gene encoding 50S ribosomal protein L36, which produces MKVRSSVKPICEHCKVVKRQGVTRIICKRNPKHKQRQG; this is translated from the coding sequence GTGAAAGTTCGCAGCAGCGTCAAGCCGATCTGTGAGCACTGCAAAGTCGTGAAGCGACAGGGCGTGACTCGCATCATCTGCAAGCGCAACCCCAAGCACAAGCAGCGTCAGGGCTGA
- a CDS encoding MBL fold metallo-hydrolase, whose protein sequence is MSRPLQVRQLTVGPLEENCWLLADPESGEAVLVDPGDEPERLLAAVKESGCALAGVWLTHAHFDHVGGVAGIVRAAQVPIWLHPADQPLYERAADSAARWGLSVETPPPATHTLAEGDVMTLGAYRFDVWHVPGHAPGHVAFVGHGLCVSGDVLFAGSIGRTDLPLCDPQAMHRSLQRLATQDDSVRVLPGHGVTTTIGRERASNPFLHGAARPIGA, encoded by the coding sequence GTGAGTCGCCCATTGCAGGTCCGTCAGCTCACCGTGGGGCCGCTGGAGGAGAACTGCTGGCTCCTCGCCGATCCCGAGTCCGGTGAGGCGGTGCTCGTCGACCCGGGCGATGAACCGGAGCGTTTGCTTGCGGCGGTGAAGGAGAGTGGTTGCGCGCTTGCTGGCGTGTGGCTCACGCACGCGCACTTCGATCACGTGGGTGGTGTCGCCGGCATCGTGCGCGCCGCCCAGGTGCCCATCTGGTTGCATCCGGCAGATCAGCCACTCTACGAGCGTGCCGCTGACAGCGCCGCCCGTTGGGGGCTCTCGGTGGAAACACCACCACCGGCCACGCACACCCTCGCCGAAGGCGACGTCATGACGCTGGGTGCCTATCGCTTTGACGTCTGGCATGTGCCGGGTCACGCACCGGGGCACGTGGCGTTTGTGGGCCACGGCCTCTGTGTGTCGGGTGACGTGCTGTTCGCCGGTTCCATCGGCCGCACCGACCTGCCGCTCTGCGATCCGCAGGCCATGCACCGCTCGCTTCAGCGTCTTGCGACACAGGACGACAGTGTGAGGGTATTGCCTGGACACGGTGTTACCACCACCATCGGACGTGAGCGTGCGTCCAATCCCTTTCTGCATGGAGCGGCTCGGCCCATCGGGGCCTGA
- the smpB gene encoding SsrA-binding protein SmpB: MASKDTEEQTELIVRNKRARLDYEILDTWEAGLVLTGTEVKALRDGRANLTDAFGIVNEGEVFLLNLHIGAYGHGNVFNHEPTRTRKLLLHKREIRRMIGAVERQGLTLVPLDLYFKQGRVKTRIALARGKQQHDKREDLKKKDAEREIARALRSR; encoded by the coding sequence ATGGCTTCCAAGGACACCGAAGAGCAGACAGAACTCATCGTGCGCAACAAGCGCGCGCGCCTCGACTACGAAATCCTCGACACCTGGGAAGCGGGCCTGGTGCTCACGGGGACCGAGGTCAAGGCGCTGCGCGATGGGCGTGCCAACCTCACCGATGCCTTCGGCATCGTGAACGAGGGAGAGGTCTTCCTGCTCAACCTGCATATCGGCGCGTATGGGCATGGGAATGTGTTCAACCACGAGCCCACCCGGACGCGCAAACTGTTGCTGCACAAGCGGGAAATCCGTCGCATGATCGGGGCGGTGGAACGCCAGGGACTGACGCTGGTCCCCCTCGATTTGTACTTCAAGCAGGGGCGCGTGAAGACGCGCATTGCTCTGGCGCGAGGGAAGCAGCAGCATGACAAGCGTGAAGATCTCAAGAAAAAGGACGCCGAGCGGGAAATCGCGCGTGCCTTGCGTTCGCGGTAG
- a CDS encoding dihydroorotate dehydrogenase → MTVSTTPAPHSMPASAAPSVQAVQAPLGISVAGLAFRNPLVLASGTAGFGVEIDDVVDLDAVGGLSTKAVSVSPRAGNPPLRVSEFAGGMINAIGLANPGLEAVRTQYLPWMPAHHPGTRVLVNVVGNSIDDFATIVAALTNEAGVDGFELNVSCPNVKAGGLEFGADPDALAALVRGARAVTSRPIFVKLSPTLGAGIADTARVAVDNGATGLTLVNTMPGLVVDTARRRPRISFGSGGISGPALLPIGVLATWRVSRALPGVPLIGLGGVSTADDALQYLMAGASLVGVGTAALRNPRAPERIARDLGRWAEREGVRDLRSVIGTLTWPS, encoded by the coding sequence GTGACGGTCTCCACTACGCCTGCGCCGCACAGCATGCCTGCGTCTGCCGCCCCCTCGGTACAGGCCGTGCAGGCCCCATTGGGCATCAGCGTGGCGGGCCTCGCGTTTCGCAACCCGCTGGTGCTGGCCTCCGGCACCGCCGGGTTTGGTGTCGAGATTGACGACGTGGTGGATCTCGATGCGGTGGGCGGCCTGTCCACCAAGGCGGTGAGCGTCTCACCCCGGGCCGGCAATCCGCCGCTTCGTGTGAGTGAGTTTGCCGGAGGCATGATCAATGCCATCGGCCTCGCCAATCCGGGCCTCGAGGCCGTGCGCACGCAGTATCTGCCCTGGATGCCGGCTCATCATCCGGGCACACGCGTGCTCGTCAACGTGGTGGGCAACAGCATCGACGATTTCGCCACCATTGTTGCCGCACTGACCAACGAGGCGGGTGTCGATGGCTTCGAACTCAATGTCAGTTGCCCCAACGTGAAGGCGGGCGGCCTCGAGTTCGGTGCGGACCCCGATGCCCTCGCGGCGCTGGTGCGTGGTGCGCGGGCCGTCACCAGTCGGCCCATCTTCGTGAAGCTCTCGCCAACACTTGGCGCCGGCATTGCCGACACGGCCCGTGTGGCCGTGGACAACGGCGCCACGGGCCTCACCCTGGTTAACACGATGCCGGGGCTGGTGGTCGACACGGCGCGTCGGCGTCCGCGCATCAGCTTTGGCAGTGGGGGCATCAGTGGGCCCGCGCTGCTGCCCATTGGCGTGCTGGCCACCTGGCGAGTGAGCCGCGCCCTGCCGGGGGTTCCGCTAATTGGCCTGGGCGGCGTGAGTACCGCCGACGATGCCCTGCAGTACCTCATGGCCGGCGCCTCGCTGGTTGGCGTGGGCACGGCCGCCCTTCGCAATCCGCGCGCTCCCGAGCGCATCGCCCGCGACCTTGGGCGCTGGGCCGAGCGGGAAGGCGTGCGGGACCTGCGCAGCGTGATTGGCACTCTCACCTGGCCCTCGTGA